One uncultured Alphaproteobacteria bacterium genomic region harbors:
- a CDS encoding conserved exported hypothetical protein (Evidence 4 : Homologs of previously reported genes of unknown function): MIRRLAPLLALALAACGSSPVTRYHSLQDSAPLGGGGGAERLVEVLPVAVPAAVDRGELVLTAADGRLDVRESERWAGPLADELRDLITAALWRAARAADVYAAPVPAAASDLPQYRLAARFERFEARGRTAQVAATWTVRRLPDGAAAACRAAASAAMLEADAAAAAQALGEASRTIADAIAASLVRLGTAAPCPPA, encoded by the coding sequence ATGATCCGCCGCCTCGCCCCCCTCCTCGCCCTCGCCCTCGCCGCCTGCGGCAGTTCGCCGGTCACGCGCTACCATTCCCTGCAGGACTCCGCCCCCCTCGGCGGGGGCGGCGGCGCCGAACGGCTGGTCGAGGTGCTGCCGGTGGCGGTGCCCGCGGCGGTGGACCGCGGCGAGCTGGTGCTGACCGCCGCCGACGGGCGGCTCGACGTGCGCGAGAGCGAACGCTGGGCGGGGCCGCTCGCCGACGAACTGCGTGACCTCATCACCGCCGCGTTGTGGCGCGCCGCCCGCGCCGCGGACGTCTACGCCGCGCCGGTTCCGGCGGCCGCGTCCGACCTGCCGCAATACCGCCTGGCGGCGCGGTTCGAACGCTTCGAGGCGCGCGGACGCACCGCGCAGGTGGCCGCCACCTGGACGGTGCGGCGCCTGCCGGACGGCGCCGCCGCCGCCTGCCGCGCCGCCGCCAGCGCGGCGATGCTGGAGGCCGACGCCGCCGCGGCGGCGCAGGCGCTCGGCGAGGCGTCCCGCACGATCGCCGACGCGATCGCCGCAAGCCTCGTCCGCCTCGGCACGGCCGCGCCCTGCCCTCCGGCGTGA